From the Glutamicibacter halophytocola genome, the window ACGTGCCAGAAGACGAGCGCGCGCACTACTCGGCCGGCACCATCGACTTCGAGTACCGCTTCGGCTTCCAGGGTTCGGAGTGGGGCGAGCTCATGGGCGTTGCCAACCGCACCGACTACGACCTGTCCAGCCATGCCAAGGCTTCGGGCGCCGAGCTGTCCTACTTCAACCAGGCCACCGGCGAGCGCTATACCCCATACGTGATCGAGCCTTCCTTCGGCCTGACCCGTTCCATGATGGCCTTCCTGGTCGATGCCTACACCGAGGACGAGGCACCGAACACCAAGGGCGGCGTGGACAAGCGCACCGTGCTCAAGCTCGATCCGCGCCTGGCTCCGGTCAAGGCCGCCGTGCTGCCGCTCTCGCGCAACGAGAACCTCTCGCCGAAGGCCAAGGACCTGGCCAACGAGCTGCGCAAGCGCTGGAACATCGACTTCGATGATGCCGGCGCCATCGGCCGCCGCTACCGCCGCCAGGATGAGATCGGCACCCCATTCTGCATCACCGTGGACTTCGACACCCTCGAAGACCAGGCAGTGACCATCCGCGAGCGCGACACGATGGCCCAGGAACGCGTGTCCCTGGACCAGGTCACCACCTACCTTTCCGAGCGCCTGAACGGAGCCTAGAGCCCGATGAACGAACTGGAATTCCGCGATTGGCGCTCCGGGGACGACCTGGAGCTGCTGCAGGTTTTTGGCGATCCGCGCTCGCCGCAGGCCCACCAGGATCGCACCATGCTGCGGGAGAATAGCGATGCGCCGTTCTCCCGCACGCTGGTGGCCAGCGTTGATGGCGTGGCCATCGGCGCCGGCGTGGTCTTCGCTTCTTCGCTGCACCCGCAGCGCCTGTGGCTGTATGTCGAGGTAGCCGCCGAGCAGCGCCGCAGTGGCGTGGGCACCGCGCTGGTCGCCAAGCTGCGCCAGCAGATTCCGGCCGATCAGGCCCAGCAGCTCAAGGCCCGCTACACGGTGACCCCGGGCGACCCGGCCACCGCGGCAGCCGGCTTCTGCAAGGCACTGGGCCTGGGCGAAATCCAGGTCTCGCGCGATGTCATCCTGGAGCCCGGCGCCTTGGCCGAGCCGGTGTTCGACACCAACGACCGGGTGATCGAGGAGCTGTCCACGGGCAGCGTCGAGCTGACCAAGCTGGTCATGGACTTCTACAACAAGGTCCATGAGCAGTGGGATCCGGCCAAGATGACGGTGGGTTCGGCCCAGCGCATGCTGCTCGACGAGCACACCGGCGCCCAGGCGGCGCTGGTGCTGCGCGATAAGCCCAAGAGCCAGGGCGGGGTTCCGCTGGCCTTTGCGGTCAGCTATGTCCCGGCCCGCGAAGACGCCCCCTCGGATGTGCTGGTGGGCCACAACCCGGCCTTCAGCGATGACGAGGTGGCCGAGGCGGTGCGCGATATGGTCGCGATGCTGATCCACCAGTACCCGGTGAAGCTGGAGGTGGACTCCTCGATGTTCATCCTGGCGTCGCTGATTGATGCCTTGGCCGGCGTCGAGCAGGCCACGGTCATTTCGACCACGCACATCCTGGCCAGCGACGCAGCCAAGTAGTGCCAGCCCAAGCGGGACCCGGTTCGCCGGGTCCCGCTTTTGCCTCCTCCCGGCCCCTTCCGCCCTCCGGCACGAAAGCAGCTTGCGTGAAACCCAGCACCCTTCCGAAACCCGGCACCGCAGCGCAGCGGCGCACCGGCGGCACGTTCTTCTTCGTGCTGCTCTCCATCGCCGCCGGCCTGCTGCTGTCGACCCAATCGCGCATCAACGGGGCGCTGGGCGCGGCGCTCGGGGATGCGATCACCGCATCCACCATCAGCTTCGGGGTGGGCCTGGCGGCCCTGGTCCTGCTGGCGCTGCTGAGCCCGCCGGTGCGCGCTTCGGTGGCACAGGTGCCCGGCGCGCTGGCCCGGGGTGATTTCCCGCGCTGGTACCTGGCGGCGGGAGTCGTGGGCGCGCTGGTCGTGTTCAGCCAGGCCACCGCGATTGCGCTGGTTGGCGTGGCGCTGTTCACCGTCTGCCTGGTCACCGGGCAGTGCATCGGATCCATGGCCCTGGACCGGATCGGCTTTGGCGGGGCGCCGCCGCGCAAGATCAGCGCACTGCGCCTGCTTGGCGCCGTGCTGACCATCGCCGGGGTGATCTGGGCGGCCAGTCCGCGCGGTGCCGGCACCGACCTCTTGGCCCTGCTGCTGCCGATGATCTTTTCGGCGGTGGTGGGCGTGCTCATGGGCTTCCAATCGGCCTCCAACGGGGTGCAGGCAGCGGCCTACGGCACGGCCGCCGCGGCGGCACTGGTGAACTTCGCCACCGGCTTTGTCGTGCTGGTGGCGCTGATGCTGCTGCGCCTGCCGGCAGGGATCGGGCTGAACCCCTTTCCGGCGCACTGGTGGTACTACAGCGGCGGGCTGCTGGGCTGCCTGTTTGTGGGCATCACCGTCATGGCGATCAAGCGCCTGGGCGTGCTGGTCACCAGCCTGGCGGCCGTGGGCGGGCAGCTGATCGGATCGCTGCTGCTCGATGTCCTCGCCCCGGCCGCAGGTTCCTCGGTTTCCCCGGCGACCGTCATGGGCACGATCCTGACGCTGCTGGCCGTGGCCCTGGCTTCGCTGGCAGGCCACCGAAAGTCGACGGCAGGGAGCAGGGAAAAAACCCCGGCCCTGAACTGAGAGTTCGCGGCAGGTCACGCGTTTACCTGCCGTTTTCCTGCTGCCCCTATGCTGGAATCCATGGAACCACAGCACCTCACCCAGGGATCGGCGAGCGAAGTCTTCCGGGTCTTCCTCAAGCTCGGGGTGACCTCCTTCGGCGGGCCGATCGCCCATCTGGGGTACTTCCGCGCAGAACTTGTCGACCGCCGCCGCTGGCTCGATGACCAGCAGTATGCGCAATTGGTGGCGCTGAGCCAGTTCCTTCCCGGACCCGCCTCCAGCCAGGTCGGCTTCGGTCTGGGCCTGCATCGTGCCGGGCTGCGCGGGGCGCTGGCCGCATTCCTGGCCTTCACCCTTCCCTCCGCGGTGCTGCTGGCGGTCTTCGCCTACGGGGCGTCGCTGTTCACCGGGCAGCTGGGCACCGGCCTGCTCACCGGGCTGAAGATCGTGGCGGTGGCCATTATCGCCCAGGCGGTGATGGGCATGGCCAAGTCCCTGGCACCGGATCGGACCAGGGCTTCGATCGCGGTGGTCGCGGCCGGTTCGGCGTTGCTGCTGGCCGGTTCCCTCGGGCAGATCGCGGCGATTGCCTTCGGCGCGGTGGCGGGGTACTGCTTCTGCCGCGAGAAGGATGGGGCCGCCGGGGCAGGGCTCAGCCTGCCGGTCAGCCGGGCGCTGGGCATC encodes:
- a CDS encoding GNAT family N-acetyltransferase encodes the protein MNELEFRDWRSGDDLELLQVFGDPRSPQAHQDRTMLRENSDAPFSRTLVASVDGVAIGAGVVFASSLHPQRLWLYVEVAAEQRRSGVGTALVAKLRQQIPADQAQQLKARYTVTPGDPATAAAGFCKALGLGEIQVSRDVILEPGALAEPVFDTNDRVIEELSTGSVELTKLVMDFYNKVHEQWDPAKMTVGSAQRMLLDEHTGAQAALVLRDKPKSQGGVPLAFAVSYVPAREDAPSDVLVGHNPAFSDDEVAEAVRDMVAMLIHQYPVKLEVDSSMFILASLIDALAGVEQATVISTTHILASDAAK
- the chrA gene encoding chromate efflux transporter, translated to MEPQHLTQGSASEVFRVFLKLGVTSFGGPIAHLGYFRAELVDRRRWLDDQQYAQLVALSQFLPGPASSQVGFGLGLHRAGLRGALAAFLAFTLPSAVLLAVFAYGASLFTGQLGTGLLTGLKIVAVAIIAQAVMGMAKSLAPDRTRASIAVVAAGSALLLAGSLGQIAAIAFGAVAGYCFCREKDGAAGAGLSLPVSRALGITCLCAFALLLVGLPMLALATGSDLLAFLDAFYRSGALVFGGGHVVLPLLQSALVEPGWVSEQQFLTGYGAAQAVPGPLFTFAAFLGVLAESGPGGLLGSALALLAVFLPGFLLLLGVLPFWNRISSWPRARAAMRGANAAVVGVLAAALYDPVFTSAITSAASFMLALLCLVLLTAWKTAPWIVVVMAAAGGVLLGLLP
- a CDS encoding DMT family transporter; this encodes MKPSTLPKPGTAAQRRTGGTFFFVLLSIAAGLLLSTQSRINGALGAALGDAITASTISFGVGLAALVLLALLSPPVRASVAQVPGALARGDFPRWYLAAGVVGALVVFSQATAIALVGVALFTVCLVTGQCIGSMALDRIGFGGAPPRKISALRLLGAVLTIAGVIWAASPRGAGTDLLALLLPMIFSAVVGVLMGFQSASNGVQAAAYGTAAAAALVNFATGFVVLVALMLLRLPAGIGLNPFPAHWWYYSGGLLGCLFVGITVMAIKRLGVLVTSLAAVGGQLIGSLLLDVLAPAAGSSVSPATVMGTILTLLAVALASLAGHRKSTAGSREKTPALN